DNA sequence from the Crocosphaera sp. UHCC 0190 genome:
AAGCAAAGGATTAATATTTTCACTGACAGTGGTAATAACTATGGCAAAAAGTCGTAAAACTAGCCGAGCGAAGGCAAAAGAAACAAACTGGCAAGAGCGAGTCATTCAAATTCGCCGTGTCAGCAAAGTGGTTAAAGGGGGTAAAAAATTAAGCTTCCGGGCCATTGTGGTTGTCGGTAATGAAAATGGCCAAGTTGGCGTTGGCGTTGGTAAGGCCGGAGATGTCATCGGGGCTGTCCGTAAAGGGGTCGCTGATGGAAAAAAACAACTAATTGATGTCTCTTTGACTAAATCGAGTTCTATTACTCACCTAGCCAAAGGCATTTCCGGTGGAGCTAAAGTCATTGTACGCCCTGCTGCGCCTGGTACTGGGGTAATTGCTGGGGGAGCCGTACGGACGGTTTTAGAATTGGCAGGGATTAAGAATATTCTGGCGAAACAACTGGGATCAAATAATCCTCTGAATAATGCCAGAGCCGTCATTGATGCCCTCGAAGGCCTGCGAACTTTTTCTGAAGTTGCTGAAGAAAGAGGGATTCCTTTAGAGCATCTTTATACATAAACCCAGAACCGTTTTTGATGGTTCAATTTTAGCGTTGTTCAAGCCAAAAAAAGAATTATGAGAATTCATGACATTACCCCAAAACCTGGTTCCACTAAACGCCGTCGTCGCATTGGACGGGGTATTTCTGCGGGACAAGGGGCCAGCGGTGGGTTTGGAATGCGGGGACAAAAATCCCGTTCAGGTACAGGAACTAAAGCGGGATTTGAAGGGGGACAAATGCCCCTCTATCGCCGTGTTCCCAAATTAAAACATTTTCCCCTCGTTAATCAGAAGTGCTACACCATTATTAACGTTGGTAAATTGAATTCCTTGCCTTCTAACTCGGCAGTAACCTTAGAAAGTTTGATGAAGGCTGGATTAATTACCACTAATGATGGCCCCCTCAAAATCTTGGGAGACGGCGAGTTAACTGTTACTTTAACGGTTACAGCGGCGGCTTTTACTAAAAGTGCCAAAGCCAAAATTGAAAGTGCAGGGGGTAAATGTCAAGACTTGTCAACGGCTTCCGAGTAAAATGTCAAAATTAATAAGTAATCATTTGATAACTGAGGTTGCCATTAATGGTTGTCAGTCGAGATAAAACGCCTACAGCACAAGAGACATTCTTACAAATGGCTCAAGCAGCCGGTCTTCGGGGTCGGCTGTTAATTACCATTGGTTTATTAATTTTAATTCGCTTTGGTATTTTTATTCCCATTCCAGGTATTGATCGGGTCAAATTTGTGGCGGCGATTAGTAATAGTCCTGTGTTGGGATTTTTAGATATCTTTACTGGGGGTGGGATTTCTACCCTAGGGATTTTTGCTTTGGGCATTCTTCCCTATATTAATGCCTCCATTATTATGCAGTTGTTAACTGCAGCGATTCCTTCCCTGGAAGATTTACAGAAAAATGAAGGGGAAGCCGGACGGCGAAAAATTTCCCAATTTACCCGTTATGTTGCTTTGGGTTGGGCCATTATTCAAAGTACAGCCATTACCGTTGGTTTACTGAAACAATATGCCCTGGTGGATAGTTTTTGGTTTGTACCAGAAACCGTTCTCGCTTTAACGGCGGGTTCCATGTTTGTGATGTGGGTATCCGAGTTAATTACGGAACGGGGGATTGGGAATGGGGCTTCTTTATTGATTTTTGTCAATATTGTAGCGAGTTTACCCAGAACTTTAGGACAAACTATCGATTATGCCCAAACAGGGGGACGAGGAGCCGTCGCTCAAGTTGTTATCCTGTTACTGGTCTTTTTAATTATGATTGTGGGCATTGTCTTTGTTCAAGAAGGAACCAGACGTATCCCCATTATTTCAGCCCGTCGTCAGGTAGGGCGCAAACTCTATCGGGAAAGAACCAGTTATTTACCCCTAAGACTGAATCAAGGGGGGGTCATGCCTATTATTTTTGCCTCAGCGGTTTTGATTTTACCGCAATCCTTGGCAGGATTTTTTGGCAATCAAGGGGCAGTGAGTCAGGTTTTGGTACAAGTGGCCAATGCCTTGCGTCCGGGAACCTGGGTTTATGTTGGGGTATATTCCCTTTTAATTCTGTTTTTTAGCTACTTTTATGCTTCCCTGATTGTTAATCCTGAAGATGTTTCTAAGAATCTGAAGAAAATGGGAGCCAGTATTCCTGGCATTCGGCCAGGAGAAAAAACAAAAGAATATTTAGAAGGGGTATTGAATCGTCTTACCTTCTTGGGAGCAATCTTTTTAAGCTTTGTGGCCACGGTTCCCACGGTGGTAGAGGGAGCCACAGGGGTAACAACCTTCAGAGGGTTAGGGGCGACTTCTCTGCTCATTTTAGTGGGGGTTGCTATTGATACCGCTAAACAAATTCAAACCTATGTCATCTCTCAACGCTATGAGGGCATGATTAAACAGTAAAACATGGGTGAAGGAACTTTCGGGTTCCTTCACCCATGTTTTGATGAGAGCTAAAAAACACTGATAAAACTATGACGAAAGGGAAGGGATTAATTTTTTTAGGGCCACCTGGTTCGGGAAAGGGAACCCAAGCGCAACTGCTATCTGAACAATTACAGATTCCCCATATTTCAACGGGGGAAATGTTAAGAGAAGCGATCGCCCAACAAACTCCCCTCGGACATCAAGCCCAAAGTTATGTGGATAAAGGGGAACTGGTACCGGATGAGTTATTATTAGGCTTGATCAAGGAACGATTAAGTCAGGATGATGCTCAAACAGGTTGGATTTTAGATGGGTTTCCCCGTAATGTTCCCCAAGCCAAGTTTTTAGAGCAACTGCTTGATGAGTTGCCTCAATTTTCGGAACAGGCAATCAATTTAGATGTTCCAGATGCGGTGCTGATTGAACGCCTGTTGTTACGAGGGCGAAAGGATGATAACGAAGATACCATTCGTCGTCGTTTAGAAGTTTACCGAGAACAAACTCAACCTGTGCTTGATTATTATCGTCAACAGGAACGACTTTATTCTGTTGATGGTAATCGTCAGCCCCAAGAAGTGACTGCTACCTTAAAAGAAGTAGTTGCCTAGGGGTTGGGTTAAATTCGGCGAAAAAACAAGGGTAACAAGGAGGTTTGCTAAGATATGTAAGGGAAAGTTGACCCTGACCTTTCTTTAAGGTAAAAGAAAAGTTCAACAATTAAATTCAGTCAAGGCTTTCCTAAGTATACTATTTGAGGCATTAAATTGTGGCAAAACAAGATTTGATTGAAATGGAAGGAACGGTGACGGAATCTCTTCCTAACGCGATGTTTCGGGTGGATCTTGACAATGGGTTTAACGTTTTGGCCCATATTTCCGGTAAGATCCGCCGTAACTACATCAAAATTCTACCAGGCGATCGAGTAAAAGTCGAATTGACTCCTTACGATCTGACCAAAGGCAGAATTACCTATCGGCTGAAAGGTAAAAAGTAAAGGGCAAGGGAAGTCATAAATTCCTCAACCCAATTACTGAAATTACTATATTAGCTGACTTAAAAAGCAATTTTTGCTATAATAATAAGCTTGCAGTCCTGCTGTAGAAAAATCCATGAAAGTTAGAGCATCAGTCAAAAAAATGTGTGAAAAGTGTCGTGTTATTCGGCGGCGGGGGCGGGTAATGGTACTTTGTTCTAACCCGAAACACAAACAACGTCAAGGTTAGGGGTTTACTGCCCTCACACAGTCAACATAAGGCAAACACAAACATTGTAGAGGTAGAGAAAACGTGGCGAGGATATCTGGCGTAGACCTGCCCAGAGATAAGCGTGTCGAAATCGGGCTAACTTATCTGTATGGTATTGGTTTATCACGATCTCAAGAAATTCTAGCAGAAACCGGAGTCAATCCTGACACCCGTGTCAGAGACTTAACGGATGAAGACGTAGCGACCTTACGGGCCTATGTCGAAACTAACTATCAAATCGAAGGAGATTTGAGACGTTGGGAAGCAATGAACATCAAGCGATTGGTAGACATTGGCACTTACCGAGGTCGTCGTCATCGTCAAGGGCTTCCTGTCAGGGGACAGCGAACTCGAACCAACGCAAGAACTCGTCGCGGTAGACGAGTAACCGTTGCCGGGAAGAAAAAAGCCCCAGCGAAGAAATAATCGGTATTTATTGGCTATTGAGTTACACAGAAATTTCAGCGAAAAATTATGGCGCGACCAACCAAAAAAAGCGGCGCAAAGAAACAAAAGAAAAATGTTCCCAATGGCGTTGCTCACATCCAGTCAACTTTTAACAATACCATCGTCACCATTTCTGATGGTAAAGGCGATGTGATCTCTTGGGCTTCAGCAGGTTCAAGTGGATTTAAAGGGGCGAAAAAGGGAACCCCCTTTGCGGCACAAACGGCAGCAGATTCTGCGGGTCGTCGAGCAATTGACCAAGGAATGCGGCAAATCGAAGTAATGGTAAGTGGGCCAGGAGCCGGTCGGGAAACAGCCATCCGCGCCCTTCAAGGAGCCGGATTAGAAATTACCTTAATTCGAGATGTTACCCCAATTCCTCACAACGGTTGTCGTCCTCCGAAACGACGCCGAGTTTAGCCAGCAGTTACCCATCTTCAACCACTATGAATATTTGGCGTTAATACAGACACGGAATTTCGTGTCTCGGAGGCATTTGACAATGAAGGGAGGTCACGATCGTGGCGCAATTTCAGATTGAGTGTATAGAATCTAAGACTCAAAAAAATCAGAGTCAATATAGTAAATTTGTCCTAGAACCATTGAACAGGGGTCAAGGGACAACCGTTGGTAACGCGCTGAGACGGGTATTATTGGCTAATTTAGTCGGGACAGCCGTTACTGCCGTGCGGATTGCCGGAGTCAACCACGAATTCGCCACGATCCCTGGTGTGAGGGAGGATGTGTTAGAAATCATGCTCAACATGAAAGAAATCGTCCTCAAAAGTTACGCCGAGCAACCTCAGATTGGTCGTCTCGTGGTCACTGGGCCGGCTACCGTGACGGCGGCACAATTTGATCTACCTTCGGAAGTGGAAGTGATCGACCCCACTCAATACGTGGCCACTTTGACAGAAGGGGCTAAGCTTGAGATGGAGTTCCGAGTTGAAAGAGGAACAGGCTATGAGGCGATCCAACGAGGAAAAGAGGAAAGCACTTCCCTCGATTTCTTACAAATTGATGCAGTCTTTATGCCAGTGACGAAGGTCAATTACAGTGTTGACAACATCAGATCAGAAGAGGGGGAAGCCAAAGATCGCTTACTCTTAGAAATTTGGACAAATGGTAGCTTTAATCCGAAAGAAGCTCTTTCGGAAGCGGCGGACATCATCGTCGATCTGTTCAACCCCCTCAAAGATCTTAATCAGTTGGAAACAAGTCCCCCTGATTATCAAGATGATGACAATCCTCAAAGTCAGATTCCCATTGAAGAATTACAATTATCAGTGCGGGCTTATAACTGTTTGAAACGAGCGCAAATCAATACAGTTGCTGACTTATTAGATTATAGCCAAGAAGATCTTTTGGAAATCAAAAACTTTGGGCAAAAATCTGCTGAAGAAGTGATTGAAGCCTTACAAAAACGGTTAGGGATTACCCTACCCCAAGAAAAAGCTAAGGCTTAAATTGAGTCCATGATTGATCACCGATGAAATCATCCTAGGGAGGAAAAACAAACACCATGCGCCATCAGTGTCGCGTCCCATTACTGGGAAAACCCGCTGACCAACGGAAAGCCTTATTGCGATCGCTCGCCACCGAGTTAATCCGTCATGGTCAGATTACCACCACTAAAACCCGTGCGAAGGCAGTGCGCTCAGAAGTGGATAGAATGATTACCTTAGCCAAAGATGGCTCCTTAGCCGCTAGACGACGAGCCTTGGGTTATCTCTATGACAAACAATTGGTTCATGCCTTGTTTGCTTCTGCCGAAGAACGGTATGGCAGTCGTAACGGAGGCTATACCCGTGTCGTTCGTACCCTGCGCCGTCGTGGGGACAATGCCGAAATGGCGATCATTGAACTGGTTTAATCTTTTGAACGATCACGGTGTTACGGGAAACCAATGATAAGTGTGGGACAACAAACTTCAACCTCAAAACGGGTTGCCCTGGTCATTCAGTACCTGGGAACTCGTTTTCATGGTTGGCAGAGGCAAACTAATCACCGAACCGTTCAAGAAGAGATCGAAAACAGCATTGCTCAAG
Encoded proteins:
- the rpsE gene encoding 30S ribosomal protein S5, producing the protein MAKSRKTSRAKAKETNWQERVIQIRRVSKVVKGGKKLSFRAIVVVGNENGQVGVGVGKAGDVIGAVRKGVADGKKQLIDVSLTKSSSITHLAKGISGGAKVIVRPAAPGTGVIAGGAVRTVLELAGIKNILAKQLGSNNPLNNARAVIDALEGLRTFSEVAEERGIPLEHLYT
- the rplO gene encoding 50S ribosomal protein L15 translates to MRIHDITPKPGSTKRRRRIGRGISAGQGASGGFGMRGQKSRSGTGTKAGFEGGQMPLYRRVPKLKHFPLVNQKCYTIINVGKLNSLPSNSAVTLESLMKAGLITTNDGPLKILGDGELTVTLTVTAAAFTKSAKAKIESAGGKCQDLSTASE
- the secY gene encoding preprotein translocase subunit SecY codes for the protein MVVSRDKTPTAQETFLQMAQAAGLRGRLLITIGLLILIRFGIFIPIPGIDRVKFVAAISNSPVLGFLDIFTGGGISTLGIFALGILPYINASIIMQLLTAAIPSLEDLQKNEGEAGRRKISQFTRYVALGWAIIQSTAITVGLLKQYALVDSFWFVPETVLALTAGSMFVMWVSELITERGIGNGASLLIFVNIVASLPRTLGQTIDYAQTGGRGAVAQVVILLLVFLIMIVGIVFVQEGTRRIPIISARRQVGRKLYRERTSYLPLRLNQGGVMPIIFASAVLILPQSLAGFFGNQGAVSQVLVQVANALRPGTWVYVGVYSLLILFFSYFYASLIVNPEDVSKNLKKMGASIPGIRPGEKTKEYLEGVLNRLTFLGAIFLSFVATVPTVVEGATGVTTFRGLGATSLLILVGVAIDTAKQIQTYVISQRYEGMIKQ
- a CDS encoding adenylate kinase gives rise to the protein MTKGKGLIFLGPPGSGKGTQAQLLSEQLQIPHISTGEMLREAIAQQTPLGHQAQSYVDKGELVPDELLLGLIKERLSQDDAQTGWILDGFPRNVPQAKFLEQLLDELPQFSEQAINLDVPDAVLIERLLLRGRKDDNEDTIRRRLEVYREQTQPVLDYYRQQERLYSVDGNRQPQEVTATLKEVVA
- the infA gene encoding translation initiation factor IF-1, which produces MAKQDLIEMEGTVTESLPNAMFRVDLDNGFNVLAHISGKIRRNYIKILPGDRVKVELTPYDLTKGRITYRLKGKK
- the rpmJ gene encoding 50S ribosomal protein L36 — encoded protein: MKVRASVKKMCEKCRVIRRRGRVMVLCSNPKHKQRQG
- the rpsM gene encoding 30S ribosomal protein S13, with amino-acid sequence MARISGVDLPRDKRVEIGLTYLYGIGLSRSQEILAETGVNPDTRVRDLTDEDVATLRAYVETNYQIEGDLRRWEAMNIKRLVDIGTYRGRRHRQGLPVRGQRTRTNARTRRGRRVTVAGKKKAPAKK
- the rpsK gene encoding 30S ribosomal protein S11, which produces MARPTKKSGAKKQKKNVPNGVAHIQSTFNNTIVTISDGKGDVISWASAGSSGFKGAKKGTPFAAQTAADSAGRRAIDQGMRQIEVMVSGPGAGRETAIRALQGAGLEITLIRDVTPIPHNGCRPPKRRRV
- a CDS encoding DNA-directed RNA polymerase subunit alpha, with protein sequence MAQFQIECIESKTQKNQSQYSKFVLEPLNRGQGTTVGNALRRVLLANLVGTAVTAVRIAGVNHEFATIPGVREDVLEIMLNMKEIVLKSYAEQPQIGRLVVTGPATVTAAQFDLPSEVEVIDPTQYVATLTEGAKLEMEFRVERGTGYEAIQRGKEESTSLDFLQIDAVFMPVTKVNYSVDNIRSEEGEAKDRLLLEIWTNGSFNPKEALSEAADIIVDLFNPLKDLNQLETSPPDYQDDDNPQSQIPIEELQLSVRAYNCLKRAQINTVADLLDYSQEDLLEIKNFGQKSAEEVIEALQKRLGITLPQEKAKA
- the rplQ gene encoding 50S ribosomal protein L17, whose protein sequence is MRHQCRVPLLGKPADQRKALLRSLATELIRHGQITTTKTRAKAVRSEVDRMITLAKDGSLAARRRALGYLYDKQLVHALFASAEERYGSRNGGYTRVVRTLRRRGDNAEMAIIELV